A section of the Scleropages formosus chromosome 12, fSclFor1.1, whole genome shotgun sequence genome encodes:
- the LOC108938388 gene encoding ephrin-B2a-like: MGLWTWRYYLGVLVIACKVNVPRAVILESVYWNSTNSKFLPGQGLVLYPQIGDKMDIVCPRVDGESGQGAELYKLYMVQRAQFESCTITKADTPLLNCVKPDQDVKFTLKFQEFSPNLWGLEFFRGRDYYIISTSNGTLEGLENQEGGVCKTKSMKIIMKVGQSANDPLSPKDYPTRHPPKHRQGLGKDNPRKTNNSMDKHDASQREAETSGKGGKSPTVIGSEVALFVGIASGSVIFIVIIVMLVLLLLKYRRRHRKHSAQHAATLSLSSLATPKRGSGGNNNGSEPSDIIIPLRTADSVFCPHYEKVSGDYGHPVYIVQEMPPQSPANIYYKV; the protein is encoded by the exons ATGGGGCTCTGGACGTGGAGGTACTACCTCGGAGTTCTGGTCATTGCGTGCAAGGTGAACGTGCCCCGCGCCGTCATCCTGGAGTCCGTCTACTGGAACTCCACCAACAGCAA atttctCCCTGGACAAGGGTTGGTCTTATATCCCCAGATCGGAGACAAGATGGACATCGTGTGCCCGCGTGTGGACGGCGAATCGGGGCAGGGTGCGGAGCTGTACAAACTGTACATGGTCCAGCGTGCGCAGTTTGAATCGTGCACCATCACCAAGGCAGACACTCCGCTGCTGAACTGTGTGAAGCCGGACCAAGACGTCAAGTTCACGCTGAAGTTTCAGGAGTTCAGCCCCAACCTGTGGGGCCTGGAGTTTTTCCGAGGAAGAGACTACTACATTATCT CCACATCTAACGGCACCCTGGAGGGGCTGGAGAACcaggagggaggtgtgtgtaAGACCAAATCCATGAAGATTATTATGAAAGTGGGCCAAA GTGCCAATGATCCATTATCGCCCAAAGATTATCCTACTCGGCATCCACCCAAGCACCGCCAGGGGTTGGGGAAGGACAAtcccagaaaaacaaacaattcaaTGGACAAACATG ATGCCTCGCAACGGGAAGCTGAGACCAGTGGGAAGGGCGGGAAGTCGCCTACCGTCATCGGATCAGAGGTGGCACTTTTTGTAGGCATCGCATCCGGTAGTGTGATCTTCATTGTCATCATCGTCATGCTGGTGTTGCTGTTGCTAAAGTACCGGCGGCGGCACCGCAAGCACTCTGCCCAGCACGCGGCCACTCTGTCCCTCAGCTCCCTTGCCACGCCCAAGAGAGGCAGCGGTGGCAACAACAATGGCTCAGAGCCCAGTGACATCATCATccctctcagaactgctgacagCGTCTTTTGCCCGCACTACGAGAAAGTGAGCGGGGACTACGGCCACCCTGTCTACATTGTGCAGGAGATGCCCCCCCAGAGCCCTGCCAACATCTACTACAAGGTGTGA
- the LOC108938395 gene encoding arginine and glutamate-rich protein 1-like has translation MGRSRSRSSSRSKRSKSSKHSKKRSRSRSRDRTKKRSKSREAKRNRRRDSRSRSHSTTTTTTTTTTTTSRRERERERERALSPPERIDIFGRTLSKRSALDEKHKKEEEEKKTELERQRKIRQQEIEEKLIEEETARRVEELVAKRVEEELEKRKDEIEREVLRRVEEAKRIMERQLLEELERQRQAELAAQKAREEEEKSKREELEKILEENNRKIAEAQAKLAEEQLKIVEEQRKIHEERMKLEQERQRQQKEEQKIILGKGKSRPKLSFSLKAAD, from the exons ATGGGTCGTTCTCGTAGTCGCAGTTCATCGCGCTCCAAGCGTTCAAAAAGCAGCAAGCACAGTAAGAAACGGAGCCGCTCCCGGTCGCGAGACAGGACTAAAAAGCGCTCGAAGTCTCGTGAGGCAAAGAGAAACCGGCGGCGGGACTCGCGATCCCGGTCACACTCGACTAcgactactactactactactacgaCCACCACGTCCaggagggagcgagagagagagcgggaaaGAGCTCTGTCGCCTCCGGAGAGGATCGATATATTCGGGCGTACGCTGAGCAAGAGAAGCGCTCTTGACGAAAAACAtaagaaagaagaggaggagaagaaaaccgAGCTCGAGAGACAGAGGAAAAT acgCCAGCAGGAGATTGAAGAGAAGCTGATCGAAGAGGAGACAGCGCGCCGCGTGGAGGAGCTGGTAGCCAAGCGTgttgaggaggagctggagaagcgAAAAGATGAGATTGAGCGGGAGGTGCTGCGGCGTGTGGAAGAAGCAAAGCGCATCATGGAGAGACAGCTACTGGAGGAGCTGGAACGCCAGCGCCAGGCAGAGCTTGCTGCTCAAAAGGCCAGAGAG GAGGAGGAAAAATCCAAaagggaggagctggagaaaatCTTGGAAGAGAATAACCGTAAGATTGCTGAAGCTCAGGCCAAACTG GCTGAGGAACAGTTGAAAATCGTTGAAGAGCAGAGAAAAATTCATGAGGAGAGGATGAAATTAGAGCAGGAAAGACAGCGCCAGCAGAAGGAAGAGCAGAAAATAATCCTAGGGAAAGGGAAGTCCAGGCCCAAACTGTCCTTTTCATTGAAAGCTGCTGATTGA